The proteins below are encoded in one region of Saccopteryx leptura isolate mSacLep1 chromosome 1, mSacLep1_pri_phased_curated, whole genome shotgun sequence:
- the LOC136387975 gene encoding mas-related G-protein coupled receptor member X2-like, with protein MPITQPLPMMTSSTNLDHYQNQEVDLGRMQLQPSTAITFCHEPLRPVILQVSSANGEELENKHRKKRDGIRRTHCQADGLQEVTIAGCLSKNTTITPWGTELTPTNGIDQATPKYDKNSLIPTIVGFIIALVGLPGNMAVLWLLGFRIRRKAFSVYVLNLAAADFLFLCCYTTYALDRFTGYFSSISAHILHFFFSVATTAYITGLSILSAISTERCLSVLWPIWYRCRRPKHMSAVLCSLLWALSLLLSLLDEMFCHILDSNISVVCKVIYLITFAWLILLFVILSGSSLALLTRLLCGSQRVQLTQLYVTVMLTVLVFLLCGLPIGILTTWYQHDLISCIDKYLVPIILSCVNSCANPIIYFFVGSFRQRWWKRRQNLRVVLQRALQDTPEVDEHGESPPQETLAMSRSSLVS; from the exons CTTCAGCCTTCCACGGCCATTACATTCTGTCATGAGCCACTGCGACCTGTAATTTTGCAGGTCTCAAGTGCGAACGGTGAAgagttagaaaataaacacagaaagaaaagggatgggatcaggaggactCATTGCCAAGCTGATGGCTTGCAAGA ggtCACCATCGCAGGGTGTCTGAGCAAAAATACGACTATCACACCCTGGGGAACCGAACTCACGCCTACAAATGGAATCGACCAGGCCACTCCTAAATATGACAAGAACTCCTTGATCCCAACCATTGTGGGATTCATCATTGCCCTGGTTGGGCTGCCAGGAAACATGGCCGTGCTCTGGCTCCTGGGCTTCCGCATACGAAGGAAGGCCTTCTCCGTTTACGTCCTCAACCTGGCAGCAGCCgacttcctcttcctctgctgctatactaCATATGCCCTGGATAGATTCACTGGGTATTTCTCTTCCATCTCCGCACACATCCTGCACTTTTTCTTCAGTGTGGCAACCACTGCGTATATCACAGGCCTGAGCATTCTCAGTGCCATTAGCACAGAGCgctgtctgtctgttctgtgGCCCATCTGGTACCGCTGCCGCCGCCCCAAACACATGTCAGCTGTCTTGTGTTCCCTTCTCTGGGCTCTTTCTCTGCTGCTGAGCCTCCTGGACGAGATGTTCTGTCACATCCTGGATAGTAACATTTCTGTTGTGTGTAAAGTGATTTATCTTATCACCTTTGCATGGCTGATTTTGTTATTTGTGATACTCTCTGGGTCCAGCCTGGCCCTGCTGACCAGACTGCTATGTGGTTCCCAGCGGGTGCAGCTGACCCAGCTCTATGTGACTGTCATGCTCACGGTGCTGGTCTTCCTCCTCTGCGGCCTGCCCATCGGCATCCTTACTACCTGGTATCAACATGATCTGATTTCCTGCATTGATAAATACCTGGTTCCAATTATCCTGTCCTGTGTCAACAGCTGCGCAAACCCCATCATTTACTTCTTCGTTGGCTCCTTTAGGCAGCGATGGTGGAAGCGGCGACAGAATCTGAGGGTGGTTCTGCAGAGGGCTCTGCAGGACACTCCTGAAGTGGATGAACATGGGGAAAGCCCTCCTCAGGAGACACTGGCGATGTCGAGAAGCAGTCTGGTGTCCTGA